One segment of Phaeacidiphilus oryzae TH49 DNA contains the following:
- a CDS encoding ATP-dependent DNA helicase UvrD2, translated as MQEQLPTGPTSPLGVARPPRDADEVLAGLDPEQREVATALHGPVCVLAGAGTGKTRAITHRIAYGVHSGVMQPQQVLAVTFTARAAGELRGRLRQLGAEGVQARTFHSAALRQLQFFWPRAIGGEMPRLLDRKGQAVAEAAARCRIRLERTELRDLTGEIEWCKVTQTVPEDYPAAVLGAGREAPRDPAEVARVYAVYEQLKRERGVIDFEDVLLLTVAVLEDRADVAEQVRSQYQHFTVDEYQDVSPLQQRLLDLWLGERPNICVVGDASQTIYSFTGASPRFLLDFRARRPEARVVKLIRDYRSTPQVVHLANGLLGQAQGRTAQHRLELVSQREPGPEPRYTEYQDEPAEAEGTAKRIRELLASGVRASEIAVLFRTNGQSEVYEQALADLGLPYRLRGAERFFERQEVREAGLMLRGAARAGSEGTETLGEQVRAVLASVGLTPEPPGGSGAVRERWESLAALVRLAEEYEAGRAAAGMSTALSDYVAELDARAAAQHAPAVEGVTLASLHAAKGLEWDAVFLVGLTEGMLPISYARTAEQVEEERRLLYVGVTRAREHLFLSWAQSRSPGGPRGRRPTRFLDGLRPGTGPRAAGARAAGPAGSTADREPAGAWDAGSGGAAAEGGGPARTSRLRREFRPAVCRVCGRTLGDAVERKLGRCADCPAELDEGLYERLWKWREDRARKQKLPSYCVFTDATLLAIAEARPAGPAELAGIPGVVRAKLDKYGADVLSLCGEPDAQTDPVETGVGEPRSETVEKSPEK; from the coding sequence ATGCAGGAGCAGCTCCCCACCGGCCCCACGAGCCCCCTCGGCGTCGCGCGCCCGCCCCGCGACGCGGACGAGGTGCTGGCCGGGCTCGACCCGGAGCAGCGCGAGGTGGCCACCGCCCTCCACGGCCCGGTCTGCGTGCTGGCCGGCGCCGGCACCGGCAAGACCAGGGCGATCACCCACCGGATCGCCTACGGGGTGCACAGCGGGGTGATGCAGCCGCAGCAGGTGCTCGCGGTGACCTTCACCGCCCGCGCCGCCGGCGAGCTGCGCGGCCGGCTGCGCCAGCTCGGCGCGGAGGGCGTGCAGGCCCGCACCTTCCACTCGGCCGCCCTGCGCCAGCTCCAGTTCTTCTGGCCGCGGGCGATCGGCGGCGAGATGCCCCGGCTGCTTGACCGCAAGGGCCAGGCGGTCGCCGAGGCGGCCGCCCGCTGCCGGATCCGGCTGGAGCGCACCGAGCTCCGCGACCTGACCGGCGAGATCGAGTGGTGCAAGGTCACCCAGACCGTCCCAGAGGACTATCCGGCCGCGGTGCTCGGGGCCGGGCGGGAGGCCCCGCGCGACCCCGCCGAGGTGGCCCGGGTCTACGCGGTCTACGAGCAGCTCAAGCGCGAGCGCGGCGTGATCGACTTCGAGGACGTCCTGCTGCTCACCGTCGCCGTCCTGGAGGACCGCGCGGACGTCGCCGAGCAGGTCCGCAGCCAGTACCAGCACTTCACGGTGGACGAGTACCAGGACGTCTCGCCGCTCCAGCAGCGGCTGCTGGACCTCTGGCTGGGCGAGCGGCCGAACATCTGCGTGGTCGGCGACGCCAGCCAGACCATCTACTCCTTCACCGGCGCCTCCCCGCGCTTCCTCCTCGACTTCCGGGCCCGCCGGCCGGAGGCCCGGGTGGTCAAGCTGATCCGGGACTACCGCTCCACCCCGCAGGTGGTCCACCTGGCCAACGGCCTCCTCGGCCAGGCCCAGGGCCGGACCGCCCAGCACCGCCTGGAGCTGGTCTCGCAGCGCGAGCCCGGCCCCGAGCCGCGGTACACCGAGTACCAGGACGAGCCGGCCGAGGCGGAGGGCACCGCCAAGCGGATCCGGGAGCTCCTCGCCTCCGGCGTCCGGGCCAGCGAGATCGCCGTGCTCTTCCGCACCAACGGCCAGTCCGAGGTGTACGAGCAGGCCCTGGCCGACCTCGGCCTGCCGTACCGGCTGCGCGGCGCCGAGCGGTTCTTCGAGCGGCAGGAGGTACGCGAGGCCGGGCTGATGCTGCGCGGCGCCGCCCGGGCGGGTTCGGAGGGCACGGAGACGCTGGGCGAGCAGGTGCGGGCGGTGCTGGCCTCGGTCGGCCTCACCCCCGAGCCGCCCGGGGGCTCAGGGGCCGTCCGGGAGCGCTGGGAGTCGCTGGCCGCGCTGGTCCGGCTGGCCGAGGAGTACGAGGCCGGACGCGCCGCCGCGGGGATGTCCACCGCGCTCTCGGACTACGTCGCGGAGCTGGACGCCCGGGCCGCCGCCCAGCACGCCCCCGCCGTGGAGGGGGTCACCCTGGCCTCCCTCCACGCGGCCAAGGGCCTGGAGTGGGACGCCGTCTTCCTGGTCGGCCTGACCGAGGGGATGCTGCCGATCTCCTACGCCAGAACGGCGGAGCAGGTGGAGGAGGAGCGCCGGCTGCTCTACGTCGGGGTGACCAGGGCCCGCGAGCACCTCTTCCTGTCCTGGGCGCAGTCCCGCTCCCCGGGCGGCCCCCGCGGTCGGCGGCCCACCCGCTTCCTGGACGGGCTGCGGCCCGGCACGGGGCCGCGTGCGGCCGGCGCCCGCGCGGCGGGCCCGGCGGGGTCGACGGCGGACCGGGAGCCGGCGGGCGCCTGGGACGCGGGGTCCGGAGGGGCCGCGGCCGAGGGCGGCGGCCCCGCGCGGACCTCGCGGCTGCGGCGGGAGTTCCGCCCGGCCGTCTGCCGGGTCTGCGGCCGCACCCTGGGCGACGCCGTGGAGCGCAAGCTCGGGCGCTGCGCGGACTGCCCCGCCGAGCTCGACGAGGGGCTCTACGAGCGGTTGTGGAAGTGGCGGGAGGACCGCGCCCGGAAGCAGAAGCTCCCCTCGTACTGCGTCTTCACCGACGCCACCCTGCTGGCGATCGCGGAGGCCCGGCCGGCCGGCCCGGCCGAGCTGGCCGGAATCCCCGGTGTCGTCCGAGCGAAGCTGGACAAGTACGGAGCCGACGTGCTGTCGTTGTGCGGGGAGCCTGATGCCCAGACAGACCCAGTCGAAACGGGCGTCGGCGAACCGAGGAGTGAGACGGTCGAGAAATCGCCGGAAAAATAG
- a CDS encoding mycoredoxin yields MSVTMYSTTWCGYCRRLKGQMDREGIAYTEVNIEQDPEAAAFVEKVNGGNQTVPTVLFADGSALTNPSLAQVKEKVGA; encoded by the coding sequence ATGTCGGTCACGATGTACAGCACGACCTGGTGCGGCTACTGCCGTCGGCTGAAGGGCCAGATGGACCGCGAGGGCATCGCTTACACCGAGGTCAACATCGAGCAGGACCCCGAGGCCGCGGCCTTCGTGGAGAAGGTGAACGGGGGCAACCAGACCGTTCCCACCGTGCTCTTCGCGGACGGCTCCGCGCTGACCAACCCGTCGCTCGCGCAGGTCAAGGAGAAGGTCGGCGCCTGA
- a CDS encoding GntR family transcriptional regulator — MNISRGPGRAPKYQRLAADLRRRIAVGEWRSDEPLPVESELETHYGVARNTVRLAVDMLVNEGLLTRVQGRGTYLKDHQVVDHHAYRSPSEPRPGTPLRSTSDIYTEEAGQAGRELTSDFQMLIVRAGTDITGRLRIEPAEAVVLRRVLRQMDGEPWSIEESHYPVTLAAGTPLMDPDPVEGGDEAALRGAGLVETACVDELSARMPDPEEAQWFQMGPGVPLMVQLRTGYSKDGPVRVTETRYSADRNRLVYQLGDIAGHLRPADDGA; from the coding sequence GTGAACATCTCCCGCGGACCCGGCCGAGCGCCCAAATACCAGCGGCTAGCCGCAGATCTGCGCCGCAGAATCGCCGTCGGCGAGTGGCGGAGCGATGAGCCGCTGCCCGTCGAATCCGAGTTGGAGACCCACTACGGCGTCGCCAGGAACACCGTCAGGCTGGCGGTGGACATGCTGGTCAACGAGGGGCTACTGACGCGGGTCCAGGGCCGGGGGACATATCTGAAAGACCATCAGGTCGTCGATCACCACGCCTATCGCTCCCCTTCGGAACCGCGGCCCGGAACCCCGCTGCGTTCCACTTCCGACATCTACACGGAAGAGGCAGGGCAGGCGGGCCGGGAGTTGACGTCCGACTTCCAGATGCTGATCGTACGGGCCGGCACCGACATCACCGGGCGGCTGCGGATCGAGCCGGCGGAGGCGGTCGTCCTCCGCCGGGTGCTGCGGCAGATGGACGGCGAGCCGTGGTCGATCGAGGAGAGCCACTACCCGGTGACCCTGGCCGCCGGCACCCCGCTGATGGACCCGGATCCGGTGGAGGGCGGGGACGAGGCCGCGCTGCGCGGGGCGGGCCTGGTCGAGACGGCCTGCGTGGACGAGCTGAGCGCGCGGATGCCCGACCCGGAGGAGGCCCAGTGGTTCCAGATGGGGCCGGGCGTCCCGCTGATGGTCCAGCTGCGCACCGGCTACTCCAAGGACGGCCCGGTCAGGGTCACCGAGACGCGGTACTCCGCCGACCGGAACCGCCTCGTCTACCAGCTCGGCGACATCGCCGGGCATCTGCGGCCGGCGGACGACGGCGCCTGA
- a CDS encoding ATP-binding protein → MTRYTRGAWAVTASLPARPQVVRHARRIARTALEAWGAGESSYAAETVVSELVTNALLYGRGPVDLAIALTDEILRISVTDCGPALPLARSAGPDAQSGRGLQIVESLALSWEVLARPDGKTVSCVLPAVRSRPVAAPGGTAAAVVSHAVPEERG, encoded by the coding sequence ATGACTCGCTACACCCGGGGGGCCTGGGCGGTCACGGCCTCCCTGCCGGCCCGCCCGCAGGTGGTGCGGCACGCTCGCCGGATCGCCCGCACCGCGCTGGAGGCGTGGGGCGCGGGCGAGTCCTCCTACGCGGCGGAGACGGTCGTCTCCGAGCTGGTCACCAACGCGCTGCTGTACGGCCGCGGGCCGGTCGACCTGGCGATCGCGCTCACCGACGAGATACTGCGGATCTCGGTCACCGACTGCGGTCCGGCGCTGCCCCTGGCCCGCAGCGCCGGACCCGACGCGCAGTCCGGGCGCGGCCTCCAGATCGTCGAGTCGCTCGCGCTGAGCTGGGAGGTGCTGGCGCGGCCGGACGGCAAGACGGTCAGCTGCGTGCTGCCGGCGGTGCGCAGCCGTCCGGTGGCCGCACCGGGCGGGACGGCGGCGGCCGTCGTCTCGCACGCCGTGCCGGAGGAGCGGGGCTGA
- the nudC gene encoding NAD(+) diphosphatase, translating to MAARPLALSRSTLDRAAEHRLDEAWLLSTWSHPGTRVLVISNGRARVVDTQDGRTELVLLSSFEAPEGDRYFLGVEGQGPDATAYFAVAAESLPGRLDGEAREAGLREVGAQLGDRDAGLLVHAVALENWHRSHRYCSRCGHPTAQAAAGHVRRCTACAHEHYPRTDPAVIMLITDDQDRALLGRQAIWPEGRYSTLAGFVEPGESLEQAVAREVHEEAGVVVADCRYVASQPWPFPCSLMLGFLGRAEAANGGTAIQVDGEELSEARWFTREELRAGMEAGTVLPPSGISIARRLVELWYGEPLPEAARW from the coding sequence CTGGCCGCCCGGCCGCTGGCGCTCTCCCGGTCGACCCTCGACCGGGCCGCCGAGCACCGGCTGGACGAGGCCTGGCTGCTCTCCACCTGGAGCCACCCCGGCACCCGCGTCCTGGTCATCTCGAACGGCCGGGCCCGGGTCGTGGACACCCAGGACGGCCGCACCGAGCTGGTCCTGCTGTCCAGCTTCGAGGCCCCGGAGGGCGACCGGTACTTCCTCGGGGTCGAGGGCCAGGGGCCGGACGCCACCGCGTACTTCGCGGTCGCCGCGGAGAGCCTGCCGGGCCGGCTGGACGGCGAGGCCCGGGAGGCCGGCCTGCGCGAGGTCGGCGCCCAGCTCGGCGACCGGGACGCCGGGCTGCTGGTGCACGCGGTCGCCCTGGAGAACTGGCACCGCTCGCACCGCTACTGCTCCCGCTGCGGCCATCCGACGGCGCAGGCCGCGGCCGGCCACGTCCGCCGCTGCACCGCCTGCGCCCACGAGCACTACCCGCGGACCGACCCGGCGGTGATCATGCTGATCACCGACGACCAGGACCGCGCGCTGCTCGGCCGGCAGGCGATCTGGCCGGAGGGCCGCTACTCCACGCTGGCCGGCTTCGTGGAGCCCGGCGAGTCACTGGAGCAGGCGGTCGCCCGGGAGGTGCACGAGGAGGCCGGCGTGGTCGTCGCGGACTGCCGCTATGTGGCCAGCCAGCCGTGGCCGTTCCCGTGCAGCCTGATGCTCGGCTTCCTGGGCCGGGCGGAGGCCGCCAACGGCGGCACCGCGATCCAGGTGGACGGCGAGGAGCTCTCCGAGGCCCGCTGGTTCACCCGCGAGGAGCTGCGGGCGGGGATGGAGGCGGGAACGGTGCTGCCGCCCTCCGGCATCTCCATCGCCCGCCGCCTGGTCGAACTCTGGTACGGCGAGCCGCTTCCGGAAGCCGCCCGCTGGTGA
- a CDS encoding dipeptidase, with the protein MSASSPESRTPAVREFIAAHREPFLAELGEWLRIPSVSAQPEHAPDVRRSAEWLRERLAATGFPETEVWETADGGLPAVFAHWPSADPDAPTVLVYGHHDVQPAALADGWQSDPFQPEVRDGRLYARGAADDKGQVFFHTLGVRAHLAATGRTAPAVNLKLLIEGEEESGSPNFGELIRRPANRARLAADVVVISDTGMWSESTPTVCTGMRGLVDCQIDLYGPDQDIHSGSFGGAVPNPATEAARLAAALHDGHRRVAVPGFYDGVVELTDRERALFAELPFDEEAWLRTAKSHGTLGEEGFSTLERIWARPTAEVNGVWGGYTGPGGKTIVPADAHLKLSFRLVAGQDVEKVREAVAAWVAERIPDGIRHEITFPGATRPCLTPLDHPALTSLARAMETAFEQPVRFTREGGSGPAADLQDVLGAPVLFLGISVPSDGWHSVNEKVELDLLSKGVEAAAHLWSELAEGLRPTDPAR; encoded by the coding sequence ATGAGCGCGTCTTCCCCCGAGTCCCGGACCCCCGCGGTGCGGGAGTTCATCGCCGCCCACCGGGAGCCCTTCCTCGCCGAGCTCGGCGAGTGGCTGCGGATCCCCTCCGTCTCCGCCCAGCCCGAGCACGCGCCGGACGTCCGGCGCTCCGCGGAGTGGCTGCGGGAGCGGCTCGCCGCCACCGGGTTCCCCGAGACGGAGGTGTGGGAGACCGCGGACGGCGGCCTGCCCGCCGTCTTCGCGCACTGGCCGTCCGCGGATCCGGACGCCCCGACCGTGCTGGTCTACGGCCACCACGACGTCCAGCCGGCGGCCCTGGCGGACGGCTGGCAGAGCGACCCCTTCCAGCCGGAGGTCCGGGACGGCCGGCTCTACGCCCGGGGCGCCGCGGACGACAAGGGCCAGGTCTTCTTCCACACCCTGGGCGTCCGCGCGCACCTCGCGGCCACCGGCCGGACGGCCCCCGCGGTCAACCTCAAGCTGCTGATCGAGGGCGAGGAGGAGTCCGGCTCCCCGAACTTCGGCGAGCTGATCCGGCGCCCGGCCAACCGGGCCCGCCTCGCCGCCGACGTGGTCGTGATCTCGGACACCGGGATGTGGTCCGAGAGCACGCCGACGGTCTGCACCGGGATGCGCGGCCTGGTCGACTGCCAGATCGACCTCTACGGCCCCGACCAGGACATCCACTCGGGGTCCTTCGGCGGCGCCGTGCCCAACCCGGCCACCGAGGCCGCCCGCCTCGCCGCCGCGCTCCACGACGGGCACCGCCGGGTCGCCGTCCCCGGGTTCTACGACGGGGTCGTCGAGCTGACCGACCGCGAGCGCGCCCTCTTCGCCGAGCTCCCCTTCGACGAGGAGGCCTGGCTGCGCACCGCCAAGTCGCACGGGACCCTCGGCGAGGAGGGCTTCAGCACCCTGGAGCGGATCTGGGCCCGCCCGACCGCCGAGGTCAACGGCGTCTGGGGCGGCTACACCGGCCCGGGCGGCAAGACCATCGTCCCGGCCGACGCCCACCTCAAGCTCTCCTTCCGGCTGGTCGCCGGGCAGGACGTGGAGAAGGTCCGGGAGGCCGTCGCCGCCTGGGTGGCCGAGCGGATCCCGGACGGCATCCGGCACGAGATCACCTTCCCTGGCGCGACCCGGCCCTGTCTGACGCCGCTGGACCACCCGGCGCTCACCTCCCTGGCCCGGGCCATGGAGACGGCCTTCGAACAGCCGGTCAGGTTCACCCGCGAGGGAGGCTCGGGCCCGGCCGCCGACCTCCAGGACGTCCTCGGCGCGCCCGTGCTCTTCCTGGGCATCTCGGTACCGTCGGACGGCTGGCACTCGGTGAACGAGAAGGTCGAACTGGACCTGCTGTCGAAGGGCGTCGAGGCGGCCGCCCACCTGTGGTCGGAGCTCGCCGAAGGGCTCCGCCCCACCGATCCCGCCAGGTGA
- a CDS encoding LolA-like protein has protein sequence MLRTHRTRTVLLAACASSALLALAACSGGGASSASSSSKAQQPAMQTVAQVLNAATKHTQTYTSAKTQVTVQAPTGDMTMGGRISWRPVAMDFTMHNPSFQQAMGTSSIRVISAGNVMYENLGPEFAKQVGGKPWLKVDMSKLGSQGKAMADLLNQASTQRPQDPSEQIKLLSSEGAKVKRVGSETVDGVSTTHYTATVNVSQMIPKESSADVKKLLQQAVAAGVKTETIDLWLNSDNLPVQERVAMPSSKGTTRITMHYSDFSTAPAAISAPPASQTADISKLLGQ, from the coding sequence ATGCTTCGCACCCATCGCACACGTACCGTTCTTCTCGCCGCCTGCGCCTCCTCCGCGCTGCTGGCTCTGGCCGCATGCTCGGGCGGCGGCGCGTCGTCCGCCTCCTCGTCGTCCAAGGCCCAGCAGCCCGCGATGCAGACGGTCGCGCAGGTGCTGAACGCCGCGACCAAGCACACCCAGACCTACACCTCCGCCAAGACCCAGGTCACCGTCCAGGCCCCGACGGGGGACATGACCATGGGCGGCCGAATATCGTGGCGCCCGGTGGCCATGGACTTCACCATGCACAACCCCTCGTTCCAGCAGGCGATGGGCACGTCGAGCATCCGCGTGATCTCGGCCGGGAACGTGATGTACGAGAACCTCGGCCCGGAGTTCGCCAAGCAGGTCGGCGGCAAGCCCTGGCTGAAGGTGGACATGTCCAAGCTGGGCTCGCAGGGGAAGGCCATGGCCGATCTGCTGAACCAGGCCTCGACCCAGCGCCCGCAGGACCCCTCCGAGCAGATCAAGCTGCTCTCCTCCGAGGGCGCGAAGGTCAAGCGGGTCGGCAGCGAGACGGTGGACGGCGTCTCGACCACCCACTACACCGCGACGGTGAACGTCTCCCAGATGATCCCCAAGGAGAGCTCGGCCGACGTCAAGAAGCTGCTGCAGCAGGCGGTGGCGGCGGGCGTGAAGACCGAGACCATCGATCTGTGGCTGAACTCCGACAACCTGCCGGTCCAGGAGCGCGTCGCCATGCCCAGCAGTAAGGGCACCACCCGCATCACGATGCACTACTCGGACTTCAGCACCGCCCCGGCGGCCATCAGCGCGCCTCCGGCGAGCCAGACCGCCGACATCTCCAAGCTGCTCGGCCAGTAG
- a CDS encoding endonuclease/exonuclease/phosphatase family protein produces MRIATFNLLHGQPLSGGRPLPFPDPDGEGGAGAPLAEAVRALDADVLALQEVDRFQARSGLVDQPAVAAEALGAADWRFAAALHGEPAPVSGWVLDPDHADLRVYGPGPGLAPGLEPGLGLGEDPAETPVPSYGTALLTRLPVRHWRARRFAPAPFGLPLRVAGRAGLTPVPDEPRAALAAVLEGAEGPFTVVAAHLSFVPGWNMGQLAAIRRWIADLPAPYLLLGDLNLVGAVPRTVLGGAEVVDSVRRRGRQKPGASARRRARLRTRRAEAAAGAPFPLRSRGVNPRTLLRGWRDLARLPTYPAHRPAVQFDHVLAVGVPRDAVRAARTPPTPISDHRPLVVELDL; encoded by the coding sequence GTGAGGATCGCGACCTTCAACCTGCTGCACGGCCAGCCGCTCAGCGGCGGGCGCCCGCTGCCGTTCCCCGACCCGGACGGCGAGGGCGGCGCCGGGGCGCCGCTCGCGGAGGCCGTACGGGCCCTGGACGCCGATGTGCTGGCCCTGCAGGAGGTCGATCGGTTCCAGGCCCGCTCGGGCCTCGTCGACCAGCCCGCCGTCGCCGCCGAGGCACTCGGCGCGGCGGACTGGCGGTTCGCCGCCGCGCTGCACGGCGAGCCGGCGCCGGTCTCCGGCTGGGTCCTCGACCCGGACCACGCCGACCTCCGGGTCTACGGGCCCGGGCCCGGGCTCGCGCCGGGGCTCGAGCCGGGGCTCGGGCTCGGCGAGGACCCGGCGGAGACCCCGGTTCCGTCCTACGGCACGGCTCTGCTGACCCGCCTGCCGGTGCGGCACTGGCGGGCCCGGAGGTTCGCCCCGGCCCCGTTCGGACTGCCGCTGCGGGTCGCCGGCCGGGCCGGGCTCACCCCCGTGCCGGACGAGCCGCGGGCCGCGCTGGCGGCCGTCCTCGAGGGCGCGGAGGGGCCGTTCACCGTGGTGGCCGCGCATCTGTCCTTCGTCCCCGGCTGGAACATGGGGCAGTTGGCGGCGATCCGCCGCTGGATCGCCGACCTTCCCGCGCCGTATCTGCTGCTCGGTGATCTGAACCTGGTCGGCGCGGTGCCGCGGACGGTGCTCGGCGGCGCCGAGGTGGTGGACAGCGTGCGCCGGCGCGGACGGCAGAAGCCGGGAGCCTCCGCGCGCCGGCGGGCGCGGTTGCGCACCCGGCGGGCGGAGGCCGCCGCCGGCGCGCCCTTCCCGCTGCGCTCCCGCGGCGTCAACCCCCGTACGCTGCTGCGCGGTTGGCGCGATCTGGCCCGTCTGCCCACCTATCCCGCGCACCGGCCGGCGGTGCAGTTCGACCACGTACTCGCGGTGGGCGTACCCCGCGATGCGGTGCGGGCCGCGCGGACCCCGCCGACGCCGATCTCGGATCACCGGCCGCTGGTCGTCGAGCTGGATCTGTGA